A section of the Falco rusticolus isolate bFalRus1 chromosome Z, bFalRus1.pri, whole genome shotgun sequence genome encodes:
- the LOC119141459 gene encoding LOW QUALITY PROTEIN: zinc finger protein 474 (The sequence of the model RefSeq protein was modified relative to this genomic sequence to represent the inferred CDS: substituted 1 base at 1 genomic stop codon), with the protein METNVKKKNVNKACNALPSAGEALASVSSILPSEQVSPSNVSDLPRILPIVVHLEAGPKKRRPDTAIISKQSGSSNMSWMPLNRPIIPPRRPCFRVCYICGREFGSQSISIHEPQCLEKWSIDNSQLPRHLRRPEPRKPKVPTADSCMLTAENEAAYHSAQIQLLPCGSCGQAFLPDSLTVHKKHCRRGSSGVGLSSSSPHRSGKGPRSQSGSASEDPSKTCQGKDTILDKAQVTRQPPAVIFYICGHEYGTKSISIHKPQCLTKWHQENDMLLPKHLRMPEPKXSEVSPIQAKGFYDLDSLNEAAWTSAQNQLVPCDICGRTFLPDRLIIHQQSCKLKPAT; encoded by the exons ATGGAAACAAATGTcaagaaaaagaatgtgaaCAAAGCCTGTAATGCTCTGCCAAGTGCTGGAGAAGCCCTTGCTAGTGTGTCTAGCATCTTGCCTTCAGAGCAGGTTTCACCATCTAACGTGTCAGATCTTCCCAGAATTTTGCCCATAGTAGTACATCTAGAAGCTGGACCAAAGAAAAGGCGACCAGACACTGCAATAATATCAAAACAGTCAGGTTCTTCAAACATGTCTTGGATGCCACTGAATAGGCCCATCATCCCACCAAGAAGACCATGCTTCAGGGTATGCTATATCTGTGGCAGAGAATTTGGGTCACAGTCTATTTCTATACATGAACCCCAGTGCCTGGAGAAGTGGTCTATTGATAACAGTCAGCTACCAAGGCATCTCAGAAGACCGGAGCCCAGGAAACCCAAAGTCCCTACTGCTGATTCCTGTATGCTTACAGCTGAAAATGAGGCAGCTTATCATAGTGCTCAAAtccagctcctgccctgtgGAAGCTGTGGCCAAGCCTTCCTTCCTGACAGTCTCACTGTGCACAAAAAACATTGCAGACGAGGTAGCAGTGGTGTGGGGCTGTCAAGTTCTAGCCCTCATAGATCTGGCAAAGGCCCAAGGTCTCAGTCCGGCTCAGCAAGTGAAGATCCATCTAAGACCTGCCAAGGAAAGGACACCATATTAGACAAG GCACAAGTGACAAGACAGCCACCAGCAGTGATTTTTTACATATGTGGCCATGAGTATGGAACAAAATCTATTAGTATCCATAAGCCGCAATGCCTGACAAAATGGCACCAGGAGAATGACATGCTGCTACCCAAGCACTTGAGAATGCCAGAGCCCAAATAGTCTGAAGTCAGTCCCATACAAG ccAAAGGCTTCTATGATCTTGATTCTTTAAATGAGGCTGCCTGGACCAGCGCCCAGAACCAGCTAGTTCCATGTGATATTTGTGGGCGTACTTTTCTTCCAGACAGACTGATCATCCACCAGCAGTCCTGTAAACTGAAACCTGCAACGTGA